Below is a window of Candidatus Zixiibacteriota bacterium DNA.
ACCGGCTTCAACATCGCTTCCGCCAACGTAGGAGCGGTAGGTAAGGATTGGATCTATAATCAGAGGAAGGTCTGCATTGTAGTTGGGGGCCAGTTGAAAACCGAAAGTGCAGCTATCCACCAAAACAAATTGAGCGGGAATCGATTTGCGGCAGCCGTCAACTTTTTGGTAAACTACTGGTTTTTGCTCAGAGACTTCTCCCCATTCTGTCACAACAACCAAATCACCACTTGTTTCAACCGAAATACACCTCACTCCTGAGTATTGGACCTTGATTTGTGAGGGATCAGCTCCCGGACTTACCTGAAAATCGTACTCTAATCCATCACCATTGCCGAAATAGGTGAGGTCGATTCCCGAATAGACCTCTCTTAGGACTATCGCGTCGTAGTTTGATACACCCTTGCGCCAATTACCTTGGTCGTTTCCGAGGAAGAAGTTGCACTTGTATTCCAGCTCTTTGGTGCCGAACACTGTTGAAGCAGGATTGGCACCCAGCAGCGAAGCCTTAATCAAGAAAGTCTGTGCCTCATTAGGCCCACGCTGTATGCCATTGGTTCCAGGTTCAGACCATGGGCCACTGGGCGTTCCGGTGCCCGAAGATACCCTACGCTTAACTTGGTGATATACTCCACTTCTAGTGAACCACACCGTCTCCATTCCGGTGCAAGCCCGAAACAATATGCTGTCCGGCCACTGACCCTCGTTCTTCGTGAACGCCAGAGGCATGTTCGCGAGGCGTTCCATAACACGGGCAAAGGCCGGATTCTCATTCGTGTTGCCCACACCAATTTCTGGCTGTGACGAAGCTGGTGGCGTGGGCACATTTATCGTCGTGGCATACGACACCCCCGCCACCAATACAACTACTACTGGAATCAGGAGCCGGGCCACATCGCCACCTTTGCTTCGCGTTATCAGTATGTACGACAACTACTATACCCAACCACGACAATTCTGTCAAGGTTTTCTTACGGCGTGATCTGCGCCCTATGGCAGTGGTAATTGCGGAAGGCTGCGTGCGATAGTCACTCGCAGGCTTTGTTCGTTTTCAAAGTCTTGGTCAATTGCCCACAGCATGGGACCCGCTTTTTGCAGAACCGTATTGCGCGGGATCGTCCGTTTTGTGTAAGAAGCAGGGACCGTATTCTAATGCCGGGGCCCCGTTTTCTTCCCCCGTACCCCCCACACAACCGGCGCGCCGCCGCGAGCAGGCATCTATCGCACCTCAAACAGCGTTCCAATTACGGCCAACCAACACACAAATACCTGGCTATTATTTGCATTACTTATGTAAATAATACTTGACAAATGCCGACACATCTTCTATAATACGTTCGCAACAAACAACCCTCAAACAATGGAGTAACCATGGACCTGTATCAAACAATGACTGACAAGATTGTCGCCCTGCTCGAACGCGGCACCGTCCCCTGGCATCGGCCCTGGACCGTCTCCGGGCCGGAAGGTCTGCCGAAAAACCTGGTCTTCCGGCAGCCGTACCGGGGAATCAATGTCTTTATCCTGATGGCCGGCGGATTCGATTCGCCCTACTGGCTGACCTTCAACCAGGCCAAGAAACTTGGCGGCTATGTCAACAAGGGAGAACGGTCGTCAATGGTGGTCTTCTGGAACTGGATTGACAAGGAAACCGGAGAGTTAGACAGCGAGGGCCACCGGGCGGTTGATCGGATTCCGTTTCTCCGGTACTACAACGTCTTCAACGTGTCGCAGTGCACCTTGCCCGATGGCGTAGTGCCTGACCTGCCGGAGCGGCCAAGATTCGAGCCGATTTCAGAGTGTGACCGGATAGTTACCGGAATGCCTAATCCACCCGCGATCAATCACAACGGCGGCAATCGGGCTTACTACCGTCAGGCAACCGATTCGATCCACATACCGGAGCGGCACCGGTTCCCTGAGCAGTCGGAGTATTATGCGACTCTGTTTCACGAACTGACCCATGCGACCGGGCATAGTTCGAGACTGAACCGGAAGACTCTGACAGAATACGACGGTTTTGGTGGCCAGAATTACAGTCGGGAAGAACTGGTAGCCGAGATGGGAGCGGCGTTCCTGTGTGGCATGGCCGGGATTGAGAATCAGACTCTCGACAATGCGGCCAGCTATGTGGCCCACTGGCTGCAAGCCCTGAAAGCGGACAAGCGGTTGGCGGTCACGGCTGCGGCCCAGGCTCAGAAAGCCGCCGACTATATTCTGAACAACAAAACCCCGGAGGGCAATTAAGCCCTCCGGGGGCAACAAACAAACCCGTCAAACGACGGATTTATGGACACTCAAAGATAAGTGATGACCCTTTGCCGGTCAAGAACTTATGGAGAATCTCACATGCGACTCGATGACAAGTACCGACCGACCTGTCTCTCTGAGGTTATTGGACAGGAAAAGGTCATAAAGAAGATCGAACTGCTGCAATCACGTGGCTGGGGCGGGCGGGCATACTGGCTGGCCGGGGGATCAGGCACCGGCAAGACCACCCTGGCCCGGATAGTCGCCCGCTCAGGGGCCGATCCGCTCTATATCCGGGAAGTGGTCGCCCGGCAGCTATCGCCCAACGGTCTGCGTGAGGTAGTCGACAGTTGGCGGTATATCCCAATGGCCGAGAGACCGGGCCATGCATTGATCGTCAACGAAGCTCACGGTCTTTCGCGGCCTGTTATCGAGCTGTTTCTGGACATTTTGGAGAATCTTCCGCGCAATGTGGTGGTGGTGTTTACAACTACCCTTGAGGGGAATGACCTGTTCGAGGAGAACCTGGACAGTTCGCCGTTTGCGTCCCGGTGTGTCGATCTTCGTCTGGCCAGCCGGGGCCTGTGTGACCTGTTTGCCGAGCGGGCCAAGTGGATTGCTCAGGCCGAGGGGCTGGACGGCAAACCGCTTGAGGCCTACATAAACCTGCTCAAGCAGTGTCGGAACAACCTGCGGATGGCGCTGCAGCAGATTGAAGCCGGGGCGATGCTATGACCTCACACACCACGCTGGAATTGGTCTCTACGGGGCCAGATAAGGCTCCTGTGAGGCTGGCAGAAGCTCAGGCGGTGTTTGACACACTGGACGTATCCGAAAGCACCCTGGCAGACTACAAAGCAAGGATTGGGCGGTTTCTGCGATTGGTCCGGCGAACCGGCCTGACTCCGGACTCCTTCTTGAACTACAAGCGGATTCTGGCCGCCCGGACCGACCTGACCGCCGCCACCAAGAACAAGTATCTGGCGGCAGCCAGGGTATTCTTGAGGGAGCTGCATCGGCGGGGGTATCTGCCGGTGGACATCACTGCCAACGTGAAGAGCTTCAGCCAGAGCAAGCGGCACAAGCGGACCGGGATCACTGACGAAGAAATGACCCTGCTGACTGGGCGAATCCGGGAGCTGGATTTGTCGCCAAATAATGCCCGTTTGAGGGCTATTCTGTGCTTGTTAGGACTGCAAGGCCTGCGACAAGTTGAAATCTGCCGACTGGACGTGACCGATCTTGACCTGAATGCTCGAACAGCGATGGTTCAGGGCAAGGGCCAGGACGACAAAGAACCGATTGACTTGCTGCCGGAGACGGTCACAGCCCTGGCTGAACACATACGCATCAACTATGTGGCCGATGGACCGCTGTTTTGTGGTTTCAGCAACAACAGCAGGCGGCTCACCACCAGAGGCCTAAGGCTGATTGTCGACCGGACCTTGAGAGAACTCGGACTGTGCCGAACTGTTCACGGATTCCGGCACTACTTTACGACCAAGCTGATCGAGGCGTACGGCGGGGACCTGCTGACAGTCGCCCAGTACACCCGCCACCGGTCGCTGGAAATGCTCCAGGTTTACAACGACAGTGTCAAACGCCAGGCTGATCTGCCCCGGTTCTACGAGACCTTTGGAGAGGTCAAATTCGGGCCGGATACAGCCCCTGATTCCCATAACTCTAATTACAGGAAGTAGCAAATTACTTGATTGACGTGCGCCTGTGCGCACCCAAAATTGGAGGTATATGGCACAGAAAAAACGCAGACCTTTGGGTCGACCCGCTGATGGAATCCCCCGGAGGCCGGTGACTATGAATCTTCCGGTAGCGCTGATCGACCGGATCAAACGCTACACCGCCGAGTACGGCGAAAGCGGCTCAGGCCTGATCTCCCGCCTCCTGGCCGAGTTCTTCCGATCCGACGGCAAACCGCCGGGGAATGTTAGGTCGACCTTGAAGGCGAAGTTGGAGAAGTTGGAGTAGGCAACTGCTGGGACCTTAACAGTCCTACCAGATTCGTGTCCGGCCACCTGATTTCGTGGCGTAGGTGGCCACGCCAGGCCAACCTATAGAGGCTCAAAAGGAATCATGTCAAGAGTCGTGTCAGTGTTCAAGCCCATTGAGAAAGGAACTTACTGGCGTTCAATCCTGAACATGTACCGATCTGTGCCGGAGTACTCCGTAGAGATACTGCGTCAGGTGGTGGATCAGCATCCGAAGGATGGCTCAAATAACTTGATCATCCCTGTTGCCTCGGGAGATAGAATCGAACCCCTCTTGGCGATTAACAAAGAGTTGGTCTTCGCACAAACGGTTAGCTCTATTTATTCGGACTACAAAGACGACCTGCAACGCTTCCACAAGATAGTGCTTCGTGACATCCGTAAACACCCAGAGGACTACGAAATAATCGGTGCTTCCACTCCAGGCGAGGCCAAACTTGTCCGAGCATCAATCGGTTGTTGCGACCGATCTGTTGCTGATGGCAGAAACTCGGATCAAACGGTAAGAGACTTCTGGTATTGCGCTGGATTCTGCCATTGGATTTCCGAACCAATGCGGAGGATAGCTGCGCTACTGGGTGTTACCATGAAAGAAGAAAACCGGAAGAGAATCGCAACTGGTTTCAGCGCATTCCTATGGGTACCCCTGGTAGAAAAAAGTCTGGATTGGGCATGCGAAACACTTGGGGAAAAGCCCAGCACTCGTCGGAAGAAACTCGAACAGATCAAATGCGCGAACAACCTGGCCCAGCTTACACTGCGCGCTCTTCCGTTGGGCGAACTTGAGATGCTAAGAAAGTTAGCTATAAAGACGTGGACTTTGGGAGAGCAGAGACTGCCCTTAACCCCTCCGGAAATACTCACAATTTCTAAATACGTTCATAGCCTGCGCAACGCCGTTGACATAGAGGAAATCCTCTCCTCAAGACAAGACCCGTTTTCCGCTCGCGAGAGACGGTTTATTGGCCGGTTGACCTACGGGGATTTCTGCGGTGAAACCTACATTGAGGTTGCGACTTCCGTGCAGCCGATCGAGATGGTTGTCGCCGCGGCTTACTTCGATTTCTGGGACGAACTAATATACTACAATCAGGTCGAATCGTACAAGGGTTCATTTCAATGTGCTGAGTGCAGAGCGTTTATTCCTCGGTCATTCGATGCATATGGACAGAAGTACTGTTCCATCCAATGCAAGAAACGTGCGAACAAGCGGCAAAATCGTCAAAATAGACTACGCCTGGCCAGATCGCTGAAATAATCCTCGGGGTACCTATCGTAGTACCTCCGAGGGGTACTCATCGTATACTCGTTCACCGGTTTCCGCATAGATAAACTTCGGGGGATGAAGATTGATCGTCGACATAGAGACATTGATCGCACATCGGTGTCGTCAGTAGCAAGCAGGCCGCGTCACACCGACATTGATTCTGAATCTCACGTTGTCAATCTTGCCTTGCGTTCGGTGTGCCACCGCCAGCTCTTCCGCGAATCCAGTCGGGAGGCAAGGCTGTGGCTACTTAAGAATGCTGTTGCCGCCAGCGTCGTAACGGCCGGACCGGAAGTGGCTTTGACCGGTGTCGCGTTCTTGCGGGCAGTAGAGAGTGTGTTGGATGGTGACGAGAGGCCGAAGCTGTGGAACTTGGATTATGTGTCGACGAACGGAGATCAGCGGTCGATATCTCGACTCTACTTTTTCCTGCTCAAACGGTACTTTCGATTCTCTGATCGCCTCACAGCAGTCGTCCTCGGCTGCAGCGTTCGATGTGTCATCAAGCTTAACAGGGAACTCAAGAGGCTCGGCCTGAGGTTTACCAAACCCCGGTCTTCGACTTGTCGGCCGACCTCATACCTTCCGCTACCCAAGAAACCGCGTTTCAACAGGTCACTCACCGCGTACGAGTACGCCTGGATCAGGGACGTCAACCTCGGCAAGGCAGAGATTCGCCTGGAAGGTCAGACTTTAACCGGCCCTGACGCCGCCGACCAGCTCAAGCGCCTGCTATACCGAGAACGCTACAAAACCCAGTACGATCAATGGGTCTACGAAAAGCGCCACGTGGGTCATCCGCGAGGAGAGCATGAATAACCCGCACGCGGCAGTCGCAGGCGGAACCGCCGGCCGGAACGACACTGAAACGGACCCCGGGCGTATCAGCCCTGCTCTTGACCAATTCTTGCGTTTCCTGGCGGGGCTTATTGCAGATGAAATCATAACTCAATCTCAAACAGATAAAACGGAGGCAGTAAATGACAATGAAAACAGAATTAGCCCCTTACCAGACCGAGAAGCTGACCTTTGCCGCATTCCTGATCGCATCGGGAAGGGCTGAACTGATCGGAATCCAACCGATCGGTCACTCGAAGAATGTCAGTTTCCTGTTGTCGTCCACACCTACGGACGAAGAGATCACGGCATTTTTCAGCGGCACCGCCCAGGTTTCCGCGTTGCGATATGCGGAGTGTATCGGGACACTCAAAGCGGTCGCTTACGAAGGGAGGTCAAGACATGGTGCCGCTTGAATACATCATTGCTCGTCTGGACATTAGAGATATCCTGAAAGACGCTGGCATTGCAGCCTCCGGGAATCGAATCGCCTGTCCGATTCACGGAGGTGACAACCCGACCTCATTCTCGTTTACGGACAAGGTCTTCTGCTGCCATTGCTGTGGTGCCAAAGGGGGCCTGGTGGCCCTGACCGCTTATCTTTACGAATGTAGTGAGCGCGAAGCCGTAGACAAACTGTACGAGCTTGCTGGTTTCCCTCCACCTGGTGACGAATCGCATCAGGACCGGGTGAGACACCGCGCTATTGTGTTCCCTCAGTCACCCAAATACTCACCTGAATACTACGAGGAAGAAAATAAGCTGGCCTGGTACGAGCTCCTTGATGAAGCCCTGTCATGTCGGCTGCGGATGGCGCGCCGGGCGATATCAAACGGAGTCATGCCCCTGGAGGCGTTTTACCTAACGGAGCAAATCTGTCTCTACGAGCTGGAAGAAATCGACAAAGTCATAATTGAAAAAAAGTATATCGTCAATCAATTGAAGAAAGGGAGGTTCCCAAATGACCAACATACCGCAAGCAGTAATTGACACCGCTTTGAATGAAAACAGCGTGTCGCACGCCTATCGACATCTCAGGAATACGATCATTTCGGACTTCGGCCCTCGTGTGTGGTTCTTGCTGGATGCCTGTCTGGCCGTTTGCATGTCGTGTCTGCTCAAGGATAATGCCAACCCCCTGGCACTGGTTCTCGTCGATGGCCCGTCGACCGAAAAGACGACTGTCCTGGATTTTTTTGACGGCCTCCCCTATTGCTACCGATTGGACAAGTTCACGCCCGCGAGCTTCCTCACCCAATCTGGCAACGTGAAGAAGAAGGATCTCAAGAACGTCGACCTACTCGCTAAGATCCCCTACAAGACGGTCATAATCCCTGATATGAGCACCCTGTTTAACCAGCCGAAGGAAATCCTGCAGGAGAA
It encodes the following:
- a CDS encoding tyrosine-type recombinase/integrase, whose amino-acid sequence is MTSHTTLELVSTGPDKAPVRLAEAQAVFDTLDVSESTLADYKARIGRFLRLVRRTGLTPDSFLNYKRILAARTDLTAATKNKYLAAARVFLRELHRRGYLPVDITANVKSFSQSKRHKRTGITDEEMTLLTGRIRELDLSPNNARLRAILCLLGLQGLRQVEICRLDVTDLDLNARTAMVQGKGQDDKEPIDLLPETVTALAEHIRINYVADGPLFCGFSNNSRRLTTRGLRLIVDRTLRELGLCRTVHGFRHYFTTKLIEAYGGDLLTVAQYTRHRSLEMLQVYNDSVKRQADLPRFYETFGEVKFGPDTAPDSHNSNYRK
- a CDS encoding AAA family ATPase, encoding MRLDDKYRPTCLSEVIGQEKVIKKIELLQSRGWGGRAYWLAGGSGTGKTTLARIVARSGADPLYIREVVARQLSPNGLREVVDSWRYIPMAERPGHALIVNEAHGLSRPVIELFLDILENLPRNVVVVFTTTLEGNDLFEENLDSSPFASRCVDLRLASRGLCDLFAERAKWIAQAEGLDGKPLEAYINLLKQCRNNLRMALQQIEAGAML
- a CDS encoding zincin-like metallopeptidase domain-containing protein: MDLYQTMTDKIVALLERGTVPWHRPWTVSGPEGLPKNLVFRQPYRGINVFILMAGGFDSPYWLTFNQAKKLGGYVNKGERSSMVVFWNWIDKETGELDSEGHRAVDRIPFLRYYNVFNVSQCTLPDGVVPDLPERPRFEPISECDRIVTGMPNPPAINHNGGNRAYYRQATDSIHIPERHRFPEQSEYYATLFHELTHATGHSSRLNRKTLTEYDGFGGQNYSREELVAEMGAAFLCGMAGIENQTLDNAASYVAHWLQALKADKRLAVTAAAQAQKAADYILNNKTPEGN